A genomic region of Phragmites australis chromosome 2, lpPhrAust1.1, whole genome shotgun sequence contains the following coding sequences:
- the LOC133899775 gene encoding tubulin beta-4 chain: MREILHIQGGQCGNQIGSKFWEVVCDEHGIDPTGRYVGTSDLQLERVNVYYNEASCGRFVPRAVLMDLEPGTMDSVRTGPYGQIFRPDNFVFGQSGAGNNWAKGHYTEGAELIDSVLDVVRKEAENCDCLQGFQVCHSLGGGTGSGMGTLLISKIREEYPDRMMLTFSVFPSPKVSDTVVEPYNATLSVHQLVENADECMVLDNEALYDICFRTLKLTTPSFGDLNHLISATMSGVTCCLRFPGQLNSDLRKLAVNLIPFPRLHFFMVGFAPLTSRGSQQYRALTVPELTQQMWDAKNMMCAADPRHGRYLTASAMFRGKMSTKEVDEQMINVQNKNSSYFVEWIPNNVKSSVCDIPPRGLSMASTFIGNSTSIQEMFRRVSEQFTAMFRRKAFLHWYTGEGMDEMEFTEAESNMNDLVSEYQQYQDATADEEGEYEDEEEAVQDE; the protein is encoded by the exons ATGAGGGAGATCCTGCACATCCAGGGCGGCCAGTGCGGCAACCAGATTGGTTCCAAGTTCTGGGAGGTTGTctgcgacgagcacggcatcgACCCCACCGGCCGCTACGTCGGCACATCCGACCTCCAGCTCGAGCGCGTCAACGTCTACTACAATGAGGCCTCCTGCGGTCGCTTCGTGCCGCGCGCCGTGCTCATGGACCTCGAGCCCGGCACCATGGACAGTGTCCGCACGGGGCCCTACGGCCAGATATTCCGCCCCGACAACTTCGTCTTCGGCCAGTCTGGCGCTGGGAACAACTGGGCCAAGGGCCACTACACCGAGGGCGCGGAGCTCATCGATTCCGTGCTCGACGTCGTGAGGAAGGAGGCTGAGAACTGCGACTGTCTCCAAG GTTTTCAAGTTTGCCATTCCCTTGGAGGAGGCACTGGATCTGGAATGGGCACCCTCCTGATCTCAAAGATCAGGGAGGAGTACCCTGATCGGATGATGCTTACATTTTCTGTCTTCCCTTCACCAAAGGTTTCAGACACTGTTGTTGAACCCTACAATGCGACCCTGTCTGTCCACCAGTTGGTGGAGAATGCTGATGAGTGCATGGTTCTGGACAATGAGGCACTTTATGACATTTGCTTCCGGACCTTGAAGCTCACCACTCCTAGCT TTGGAGACCTGAACCATTTAATCAGTGCAACAATGAGCGGTGTCACTTGCTGTCTCCGCTTCCCTGGCCAGCTGAACTCCGACCTTCGCAAGCTTGCAGTCAACTTGATCCCCTTCCCTCGTCTTCACTTCTTCATGGTTGGCTTTGCGCCACTCACCTCGCGTGGCTCACAGCAGTACCGTGCCCTCACTGTCCCTGAGCTCACCCAGCAGATGTGGGATGCCAAGAACATGATGTGCGCCGCTGACCCGCGCCATGGTCGTTATCTCACGGCCTCTGCCATGTTCCGTGGCAAGATGAGCACAAAGGAGGTTGATGAGCAGATGATCAACGTTCAGAACAAGAACTCGTCCTACTTCGTGGAGTGGATCCCCAACAACGTGAAGTCCAGCGTCTGTGACATTCCTCCTCGTGGCCTCTCCATGGCCTCCACCTTCATTGGCAACTCCACCTCCATCCAGGAGATGTTCCGCCGCGTGAGTGAGCAGTTCACTGCTATGTTCAGGAGGAAGGCTTTCTTGCACTGGTACACTGGGGAGGGCATGGACGAGATGGAGTTCACTGAGGCAGAGAGCAACATGAACGACCTGGTCTCCGAGTACCAGCAGTACCAGGATGCCACTGCCGACGAGGAGGGTGAGTACGAGGATGAAGAGGAGGCGGTCCAAGACGAGTGA
- the LOC133899781 gene encoding uncharacterized protein LOC133899781, with amino-acid sequence MASPRRRCLPFPPILLLLPVPLFLLLLHRSTHSTTPLLPTAGSDLAPDPRRFSLLIKLLAYDRPDALRRCLRSLAAAHYDGDRVALHVLLDHRPPNSSSSSSAAPLDLSASHEILAFVDAFQWPHGEKRVHYRAANAGLQAQWIEAWWPGSDDEFAFVVEDDLQVSPLYYRFLKRVVMRYYYDRENYSPYVFGASLQRPRFVAGKHGNKIQLDSETQLFLYQMVGTWGQLLFPKPWKEFRLWYDEHKAKGIKPILQGMKTTGWYKKMGERIWTPWFIKFIHSRGYFNIYTNFLKERALSVSHRDAGVNYGKSVGPDSTLLDGKNLDFNIWEMQPLKKLKWYDFCFHEVLPGRVVRKLSELGSVLKSVQLKGTVVLISLYSIDQRFARNLICHLDKAGMQNYIFLGDNSEFLDDLAHRGYPVIDAIEFFHSIKMSSFICSDDIIKETLVTSYVIKSCLDLGYNLWVLNGNMISLGSKLIKPSDQSFEYFTAEYVGLMFIRSSLSSKKAWNELIMLRVKAMCTSGDFSASFKQKNSVRILTELLGNSAGVRLGKLNEGMRVIELGPNTSNRSTSEGQSNVIFWSRSMSSDSVQRQLENMDLWLIDSDSSCSAVVCHQKQK; translated from the exons ATGGCGTCGCCTCGCCGCCGCTGTCTCCCGTTCccccccatcctcctcctcctccccgtccccctcttcctcctcctcctccaccgctccACCCACTCCACCACCCCGCTTCTCCCCACCGCCGGCTCCGACCTCGCCCCCGACCCCCGCCGCTTCTCCCTCCTCATCAAACTGCTGGCCTACGACCGCCCGGACGCGCTCCGCCGCTGCCTCcgctccctcgccgccgcccactACGACGGGGACCGCGTCGCGCTCCACGTCCTCCTCGACCACCGCCCGCCCaactcgtcctcgtcctcgtccgcCGCACCGCTCGACCTCTCCGCGTCGCACGAGATCCTGGCCTTCGTCGACGCGTTCCAGTGGCCACACGGCGAGAAGCGCGTGCACTACCGCGCCGCCAACGCGGGGCTCCAGGCGCAGTGGATCGAGGCTTGGTGGCCCGGCTCCGACGACGAGTTTGCGTTCGTCGTTGAGGACGACCTCCAGGTCTCGCCGCTCTACTACAGGTTCCTCAAGCGGGTGGTCATGAGGTACTACTACGACCGCGAGAACTACAGCCCTTACGTGTTCGGGGCGTCGCTGCAGCGCCCTCGGTTCGTGGCAG GTAAACATGGAAACAAGATACAGCTGGACAGTGAAACTCAGCTTTTCTTGTACCAGATGGTTGGCACATGGGGCCAACTTCTCTTTCCAAAACCATGGAAAGAATTTCGATTGTGGTACGATGAACACAAGGCCAAAGGAATCAAACCTATTCTCCAAGGCATG AAAACTACAGGATGGTATAAGAAGATGGGCGAGAGAATATGGACCCCTTGGTTCATTAAATTTATCCACTCACGTGGATACTTCAATATCTACACAAACTTCCTGAAGGAAAGGGCCCTCAGCGTCTCTCATAGGGATGCAGGCGTGAATTATGGAAAAAGCGTTGGACCAGATTCTACTTTGTTGGATGGGAAGAATCTTGATTTCAATATATGGGAAATGCAGCCTCTAAAGAAGCTGAAGTGGTATGATTTCTGCTTTCATGAGGTCCTTCCAGGAAGAGTTGTTAGAAAATTAAGTGAACTTGGTTCTGTGCTCAAATCCGTGCAACTAAAAGGTACTGTTGTACTCATAAGTTTGTACTCAATAGACCAGAGATTTGCAAGAAACTTGATTTGCCATCTCGACAAGGCAGGCATGCAGAACTACATTTTCCTTGGTGACAATTCTGAGTTTCTGGATGACCTGGCTCATAGAGGATATCCTGTCATTGATGCTATTGAGTTTTTTCATAGCATTAAAATGAGTAGTTTTATATGCTCTGATGATATTATTAAGGAAACATTGGTTACATCTTATGTGATAAAAAGTTGCTTGGACCTGGGGTACAATCTATGGGTACTAAACGGAAATATGATTTCACTTGGCAGTAAGTTGATCAAGCCATCAGATCAATCATTTGAGTACTTTACTGCAGAATATGTTGGATTGATGTTTATAAGGAGCTCACTGAGCTCTAAAAAAGCATGGAATGAACTTATTATGTTGAGAGTGAAAGCGATGTGTACATCTGGTGATTTTTCTGCTTCCTTCAAACAGAAGAATTCTGTTCGTATACTAACTGAACTGTTGGGAAACAGTGCTGGTGTGAGGCTGGGAAAATTGAATGAGGGGATGAGAGTTATCGAATTAGGGCCTAACACCTCAAACAGATCAACATCAGAAGGTCAAAGTAATGTGATTTTCTGGTCCCGCAGTATGTCTTCAGATTCAGTTCAAAGGCAACTCGAAAATATGGATTTATGGTTAATTGACTCAGATTCATCTTGTAGTGCAGTTGTTTGTCACCAAAAGCAGAAGTAG
- the LOC133899764 gene encoding early nodulin-like protein 18 — translation MLLSGRGSFLLPCLAVVAALAIAPRAADAYKNYTVGDDKGWYDGLALPGVDYQEWADGKNFSLGDFLIFNTDKNHSVVQTRNGTLYKSCDYNDSGPDDTVEWSAAAPEFSKDAVTVAVPLLKEGRTYFFSGNYDGEQCENGQRFAIDVAHGQGLPPDLRSPAADAPAPSAGPAAADGAAVLDFSHPKNVTTPSASDDDPSSSSGGSTSVSSRTLVWLGPGLAVTLGAVLFAV, via the exons ATGCTGCTCTCCGGCCGCGGAAGCTTTCTCCTTCCATGCCTCGCCGTGGTGGCCGCTCTGGCCATCGCCCCGCGCGCCGCCGACGCGTACAAGAACTACACCGTCGGCGACGACAAGGGCTGGTATGACGGCCTCGCCCTGCCGGGGGTCGACTACCAGGAGTGGGCCGACGGCAAGAACTTTAGCCTCGGGGATTTCCTCA TCTTCAACACGGACAAGAACCACTCGGTGGTGCAGACGCGGAACGGGACGCTGTACAAGAGCTGCGACTACAACGACTCGGGCCCCGACGACACCGTCGAGTggtccgccgccgcgcccgagTTCAGCAAGGACGCCGTCACCGTCGCCGTGCCGCTCCTGAAGGAAGGGCGCACCTACTTCTTCTCGGGCAACTACGACGGAGAGCAGTGCGAGAACGGCCAGCGCTTCGCAATCGACGTGGCCCACGGCCAGGGCCTGCCCCCTGATCTCAGGTCGCCGGCCGCCGACGCGCCGGCgccctcggccgggcccgcCGCAGCAGACGGCGCGGCCGTGCTCGACTTCAGCCACCCCAAGAACGTCACCACGCCGAGCGCGTCGGACGACGACCCGAGTAGTAGTAGTGGTGGCAGCACTTCGGTCTCGAGTCGGACGCTAGTCTGGCTCGGGCCTGGTCTGGCCGTGACACTGGGCGCTGTGCTCTTCGCGGTGTAG